A single Pseudomonas putida DNA region contains:
- the lapG gene encoding cysteine protease LapG codes for MPLSFEWPSRTIAAFGRSEQGFAVAITRLLKTAVRRVGLALLLGSLLLGVLHADWDFAEISRKSQALYGPLGAGKGRIDAWQNLMATQSQGSELQRLQVVNQFFNKQLRYVEDIDLWHEVDYWATPIQALIKGAGDCEDYAIAKYFSLRRMGIPSEKLRITYVKALRQNRAHMVLTYYSTPQAQPLVLDSLMDAIKPASQRPDLLPVYAFNGEGLWLTGAAGNKKVGDTKRLSRWQDLLKKMQAEGFPAEPIY; via the coding sequence GTGCCATTGTCTTTTGAGTGGCCAAGCCGCACCATCGCTGCTTTCGGACGATCTGAACAGGGCTTCGCAGTGGCGATTACCCGGCTGCTCAAAACCGCCGTGCGACGTGTTGGCCTTGCCCTGCTGCTGGGAAGCTTGCTGCTGGGCGTGTTGCACGCGGATTGGGACTTTGCCGAAATCAGTCGCAAGTCCCAGGCCCTCTACGGGCCGCTCGGAGCAGGTAAGGGCCGTATCGATGCCTGGCAGAACCTGATGGCCACCCAGAGCCAGGGTAGCGAGCTGCAGCGCCTGCAGGTGGTCAACCAGTTCTTCAACAAGCAATTGCGCTATGTCGAGGACATCGACCTTTGGCACGAGGTCGACTACTGGGCCACACCGATCCAGGCGCTGATAAAGGGTGCGGGCGACTGCGAGGATTACGCCATCGCCAAATACTTCAGCCTGCGCCGCATGGGGATCCCCAGCGAGAAGCTGCGCATCACCTACGTCAAGGCCTTGCGCCAGAACCGCGCGCATATGGTCCTGACCTATTATTCAACCCCACAGGCCCAGCCACTGGTGCTCGACAGCCTGATGGATGCAATCAAGCCGGCCAGCCAGCGGCCCGACCTGCTGCCAGTTTATGCCTTCAACGGTGAAGGCCTGTGGCTTACCGGTGCTGCAGGCAACAAGAAGGTTGGCGATACCAAGCGTCTGTCCCGCTGGCAGGACTTGCTGAAGAAAATGCAGGCCGAAGGGTTCCCGGCCGAACCGATTTACTGA
- the lapD gene encoding cyclic di-GMP receptor LapD: MSLFKQLLLAICLFLVVAFSGSFMVSLESSRSQYVNQLRSHAQDAATALALSLTPNIDDPAMVELMVSSIFDSGYYASIKVVDLGSNAVLVERHAEPDPGSVPAWFIHLIGLEAAGGDAIVSRGWQQAARVEVISHPMFAIAKLWQSALGSLGWLLLCGAASAVLGALLLRRQLRPLDYMVEQSHAIARREFLSLPELPRTPELRRVVQAMNQMVEKLKALFTEQAERSERLRAESYQDSLTGLSNRRYFEMQLTARVSNLEEARAGYLLLLRVQGLAGLNARLGGQRTDQLLQAVGEQLRRTCATFPETNDLISRSRGGEFAVLAPGMVHEDAVRLAQALEAALQSLHETGASDISPVACIGLAPFSPGDAPQALLKLADEALARAENQPTPGWVCLEQGAAAVAGDSQHEWHTRLDEAFVQGRFELFFQPVVQAQATQRVLHYKVISRLLDEQGEALPAGRFLPWLERFGWMSRLDLLVLEKVLAHLRSHGQVLAVNLSAATLADPRALQRVYELLGQNSALGERLIIEIGEEQLPEQAALEQLTRRLHGLGFALALQRFGGRFSMIGNLAHLGLAYLKIDGSYIRNIDQEQHKRLFIEAIQRAAHSIDLPLIAERVETEGERQVLQGMGIEGIQGRLSGEPAPWR, from the coding sequence ATGTCACTGTTCAAACAATTGCTGTTGGCCATTTGCCTGTTCCTGGTGGTCGCGTTCAGCGGCAGCTTCATGGTCAGCCTGGAAAGCTCGCGCAGCCAGTACGTCAACCAATTACGCTCGCACGCCCAGGACGCGGCCACTGCGCTGGCATTGTCGCTGACGCCGAACATCGATGACCCGGCGATGGTCGAGCTGATGGTCAGTTCGATCTTCGACAGTGGCTATTACGCCAGCATCAAGGTCGTGGACCTTGGTTCCAATGCCGTGCTGGTGGAGCGACATGCCGAGCCAGACCCAGGCAGCGTGCCTGCCTGGTTCATCCACCTGATTGGCCTGGAAGCTGCCGGCGGCGATGCCATCGTCAGCCGTGGCTGGCAACAGGCTGCGCGGGTCGAAGTGATCAGCCACCCGATGTTCGCTATCGCCAAGCTCTGGCAGAGCGCATTGGGCAGCCTTGGCTGGCTGTTGCTGTGTGGCGCGGCAAGTGCAGTGCTCGGCGCCTTGCTGCTGCGTCGCCAGCTGCGCCCGCTGGATTATATGGTCGAACAGTCCCACGCCATTGCCCGTCGTGAGTTCCTCAGCCTGCCAGAGCTGCCGCGTACGCCGGAACTGCGCCGCGTGGTGCAGGCGATGAACCAGATGGTCGAAAAGCTCAAGGCCTTGTTCACCGAGCAGGCCGAACGCAGTGAGCGGTTGCGCGCGGAGTCATATCAGGACAGCCTCACCGGGTTATCCAACCGGCGATACTTTGAGATGCAGCTGACAGCCCGAGTCAGCAACCTGGAAGAGGCCCGCGCCGGTTACCTGCTGCTGCTGCGTGTGCAGGGGCTGGCAGGGCTCAATGCGCGTCTCGGCGGCCAGCGCACCGACCAACTGCTGCAGGCAGTGGGTGAGCAGCTGCGGCGTACCTGCGCCACCTTCCCAGAGACCAACGACCTGATCTCGCGTAGCCGTGGCGGTGAGTTTGCCGTCTTGGCACCCGGTATGGTCCACGAGGACGCTGTACGGCTTGCCCAGGCCCTTGAGGCGGCACTGCAGAGCCTGCACGAAACCGGTGCCAGCGATATCTCTCCGGTCGCCTGCATTGGCCTGGCACCTTTCAGCCCGGGGGATGCACCACAGGCGCTGCTCAAACTGGCCGACGAGGCTCTGGCACGTGCAGAGAATCAGCCAACACCGGGTTGGGTCTGCCTCGAGCAGGGCGCGGCTGCCGTTGCTGGCGACAGCCAGCACGAGTGGCATACGCGCCTGGACGAGGCGTTCGTCCAAGGCCGTTTTGAGTTGTTCTTCCAACCGGTGGTGCAGGCTCAGGCCACTCAACGGGTGCTCCACTACAAAGTGATCTCGCGGCTGCTCGACGAGCAGGGCGAGGCCTTGCCCGCTGGCCGCTTCCTGCCCTGGCTGGAGCGCTTTGGCTGGATGTCGCGGCTGGACTTGCTGGTACTGGAAAAAGTGCTTGCGCACCTGCGCAGCCACGGCCAGGTACTGGCCGTCAACCTTTCCGCCGCGACCCTGGCCGACCCCAGGGCACTGCAGCGGGTCTATGAACTGCTGGGCCAGAACTCGGCGCTGGGCGAACGGTTGATCATCGAAATCGGCGAAGAACAACTGCCGGAGCAGGCTGCACTGGAACAATTGACCCGGCGTCTGCATGGTCTCGGTTTTGCTCTGGCGCTGCAGCGCTTTGGGGGCCGGTTCAGCATGATTGGCAACCTGGCGCATCTGGGCCTGGCGTATCTGAAGATCGATGGCAGTTACATCCGCAACATCGACCAGGAGCAACACAAGCGGCTGTTTATCGAAGCCATCCAGCGTGCAGCGCACAGTATCGATCTGCCATTGATCGCCGAGCGGGTCGAGACCGAAGGCGAACGGCAGGTACTGCAGGGAATGGGTATCGAAGGGATCCAGGGCCGGCTGTCTGGAGAGCCCGCGCCCTGGCGCTGA
- a CDS encoding GntR family transcriptional regulator, with translation MAEKIKLSNVLASEQLPAHLARGVIEERLRSAILDGRLPPGTAVRQQEIADLYGVSRMPVREALRQLEAQSLLKVEMHKGAVVAPLIGEDAVDTYALRVLLESEALRQSIPLLDASDIASARGYIQQLENETSHAEIGRLNRLFHMALYSKASNQKLLRLIENELNEEERFLRFHLSSMGLGKLTQDDHNALVDAAADKLVNEAVRVLEQHLNNGARVIRNYLDKQLAR, from the coding sequence TTGGCCGAGAAAATCAAACTCAGTAACGTGCTGGCCAGCGAGCAGCTGCCGGCACACCTAGCCCGTGGCGTCATCGAAGAACGCCTGCGCAGCGCCATTCTCGATGGCCGTCTGCCACCCGGCACTGCCGTGCGCCAACAGGAGATCGCCGATTTGTACGGCGTCAGCCGCATGCCAGTGCGCGAAGCACTGCGTCAGCTGGAGGCGCAGTCGCTTTTAAAGGTAGAAATGCACAAAGGCGCAGTGGTCGCTCCGTTGATTGGCGAGGACGCGGTCGACACCTATGCGTTGCGTGTGCTCCTCGAGAGTGAAGCGCTGCGCCAGTCGATTCCGTTGCTTGATGCCAGCGACATTGCCAGCGCCCGTGGCTATATCCAGCAGTTGGAGAACGAAACCAGTCATGCGGAAATCGGCCGTCTCAATCGACTGTTCCATATGGCGCTCTATAGCAAGGCATCCAATCAGAAACTGCTGCGCCTGATCGAGAATGAGCTGAACGAGGAAGAGCGCTTCCTGCGTTTCCACTTGTCGTCCATGGGGCTGGGCAAGTTGACCCAGGACGACCATAACGCCCTGGTGGATGCTGCCGCTGACAAATTGGTCAACGAGGCAGTCAGAGTACTAGAGCAGCACCTGAACAATGGCGCGCGGGTAATCCGGAACTACCTGGACAAACAACTCGCCCGCTAA